One Verrucomicrobiaceae bacterium genomic window carries:
- a CDS encoding TonB family protein, translating to MKRPQVLQIEPLIPAFLIVTAMHVVGGAVVAWSWQRQHAGLVQDTLVWMSPADFINHLPLATDKPLSVAANVPSKTQQPKVEAPALPKATLIAAPAAPPMPPKPEPAPEAPASTAKAPVRETAAPLFAGAAVPKPAANRSITLRRARPPAPSPVAVSSTTVNTAPPMQKASLMDIARLNTLRPPEAPKMPATAPALEPLPPGLNMDEVDNAVNSAFYTAWTAPALDDVLSNQRAATLTISIDRSGRIIRSQMTSPSGSHALDSSILDAAARTRQIPSKLPSQFPKESYDLELNFILLP from the coding sequence ATGAAACGCCCGCAAGTCCTGCAAATCGAGCCGCTGATCCCGGCCTTCCTCATCGTCACCGCGATGCATGTGGTGGGTGGCGCAGTGGTGGCATGGAGCTGGCAGCGGCAGCATGCCGGGCTGGTGCAGGACACGCTGGTGTGGATGAGTCCGGCGGATTTTATCAATCACTTGCCGCTAGCGACTGATAAGCCGCTCTCTGTGGCAGCGAATGTGCCCAGCAAGACACAACAGCCCAAGGTAGAGGCCCCAGCATTGCCAAAAGCCACCCTGATCGCAGCCCCAGCGGCACCACCCATGCCGCCAAAGCCGGAGCCTGCTCCCGAGGCACCTGCGAGCACTGCGAAAGCCCCCGTGAGGGAGACTGCGGCACCACTTTTTGCCGGAGCTGCGGTGCCAAAGCCTGCCGCGAACCGCAGCATCACCCTGCGCCGTGCTCGGCCCCCTGCGCCATCGCCCGTGGCGGTGTCCAGCACCACCGTCAATACCGCACCGCCGATGCAGAAGGCCAGCCTGATGGACATCGCCCGGCTCAATACACTGCGTCCGCCCGAAGCGCCGAAAATGCCCGCCACAGCGCCAGCCCTAGAGCCGCTGCCGCCGGGGCTGAACATGGATGAGGTGGATAATGCCGTGAACTCCGCCTTCTACACGGCATGGACAGCTCCCGCTCTGGACGATGTGCTCTCGAACCAGCGTGCTGCCACGCTGACGATCTCTATCGACCGCAGTGGACGCATCATCCGATCCCAAATGACCTCTCCATCCGGCTCGCATGCACTGGATAGCTCCATCCTCGATGCTGCGGCCCGCACACGCCAAATCCCGTCCAAACTTCCTTCGCAATTCCCGAAAGAGAGCTACGATCTAGAGTTAAATTTCATCCTGCTTCCATGA
- a CDS encoding PIN domain-containing protein, whose amino-acid sequence MKTYADTSFLARLLIHDADNASAVDAHRSLGRPFLIYTPFHRLEVTNALRLRTFMASNATSAIKRRAKIEEQEALRRLKWCLAKGLFQATPMPWESAIERAVELSTAHCHRIGLRSFDLFHVGAAVELQVKHFITCDLRQAALAKAAGLKVSLVRRET is encoded by the coding sequence ATGAAGACCTACGCGGACACCAGCTTTCTGGCCCGGCTTCTGATTCATGACGCGGACAATGCGTCTGCGGTGGATGCTCACCGGAGCCTAGGGAGGCCGTTTTTGATCTACACACCGTTTCATCGCCTCGAAGTCACGAATGCGCTGCGTCTGCGCACCTTCATGGCCTCTAACGCAACCTCGGCGATCAAACGACGGGCGAAAATCGAAGAACAGGAAGCTTTACGCCGCCTGAAGTGGTGCCTGGCGAAAGGCCTGTTCCAAGCCACACCGATGCCTTGGGAGTCCGCCATCGAGCGGGCCGTTGAGCTTTCCACCGCACACTGCCACCGCATCGGCCTGCGCAGCTTTGACCTGTTTCACGTCGGCGCTGCCGTCGAGCTCCAGGTGAAGCATTTCATCACCTGCGACCTCCGCCAGGCCGCGCTCGCGAAGGCTGCGGGCTTGAAGGTGTCGCTGGTGCGGAGGGAGACGTGA
- a CDS encoding zinc-binding alcohol dehydrogenase family protein, with translation MKAIGYCQSLPIEHADSLIDFTAPEPIATGRDLLVEIRAVAVNPVDGKVRLRAQPPAGQTAILGWDATGIVRATGPDCVLFKPGDEVWYAGDVTRPGCQSELHLVDERIVGRKPRSLGFAQAAALPLTSITAWELLFERLRIPAGKQPRGESLLIIGAAGGVGSILTQIASRLTALTVIGTAARPESHEWVLQNGAHHVIDHTRPLSEELRRIGHPQVTQVAALTQTDRHWAQIVECLAPQGHLCLIDDPPEIDVKLLKKKSIALHWELMFTRSMFQTPDMIAQHQLLEEVAALVDAGILRSTYAQHFGKICAENLKKAQALIQSGQSRGKIVLEGF, from the coding sequence ATGAAAGCCATAGGTTATTGCCAATCTCTGCCCATCGAGCACGCAGACTCCCTCATCGACTTCACGGCACCCGAGCCCATCGCCACGGGGCGTGATCTGCTCGTGGAGATCCGTGCTGTCGCCGTGAATCCCGTGGATGGAAAGGTCCGCCTGCGGGCCCAACCACCGGCTGGACAGACCGCCATCCTGGGCTGGGATGCCACAGGCATCGTGCGGGCCACCGGGCCGGACTGCGTGCTCTTCAAACCGGGCGATGAAGTGTGGTATGCAGGTGATGTGACGCGTCCTGGCTGCCAAAGTGAGCTGCACCTCGTCGATGAGCGCATCGTGGGCCGGAAGCCGCGATCGCTCGGCTTTGCCCAGGCTGCGGCACTGCCCCTGACCAGCATCACGGCCTGGGAGCTACTGTTTGAGCGCCTGCGCATCCCGGCGGGCAAGCAGCCGCGCGGTGAGAGCCTGCTCATCATCGGCGCGGCAGGTGGTGTCGGCAGTATTTTGACCCAGATCGCCTCACGCCTCACAGCCCTCACCGTCATCGGCACTGCTGCGCGGCCCGAGTCTCATGAGTGGGTGCTGCAAAACGGAGCCCACCACGTCATCGACCACACACGGCCACTTTCAGAGGAGCTGCGCCGCATCGGCCATCCACAGGTCACGCAGGTGGCGGCACTCACGCAGACGGATAGGCATTGGGCGCAGATCGTGGAGTGCCTAGCGCCGCAGGGCCACCTCTGCCTCATCGACGATCCGCCCGAGATCGACGTGAAGCTGCTCAAGAAGAAATCCATCGCCCTGCACTGGGAGCTGATGTTCACCCGCAGCATGTTTCAGACTCCAGACATGATCGCGCAGCACCAATTGCTGGAAGAAGTAGCCGCTCTAGTCGATGCCGGCATCCTGCGCAGCACTTACGCCCAGCATTTCGGGAAAATCTGCGCGGAGAATCTCAAGAAAGCCCAGGCTCTCATCCAAAGTGGTCAATCACGCGGCAAGATCGTGCTGGAGGGTTTTTAA
- the fbaA gene encoding class II fructose-bisphosphate aldolase, which produces MPVATPAQYRAMLDAAQKGGYAYPAINVTSLPTINGALKAFAESKSDGIIQISTGGGEFASGTSVKDMALGAIVLAEATHILAERHNVLVALHTDHCHPKNVEKFLKPLLAATAARRKAGKGNLFNSHMFDGSELSLADNMKTSVELLKQCAELEIILEVEAGVVGGEEDGHDTSGVANDKLYTTPEDMVVVYETLSKLGRFMFAATFGNVHGSYKPGAVKLKPEILRDGQAAVTAKYGASAEMDLVFHGGSGTPLEEIRETLDYGVIKMNIDTDTQYAFTRPIVDHVMKNYAGVLKIDGEVGDKKAYDPRGYLKKGEQGLCDRMKQACDDLRSTGKTIFGQV; this is translated from the coding sequence ATGCCCGTCGCCACCCCCGCCCAATACCGTGCCATGCTCGATGCCGCCCAGAAAGGCGGTTATGCCTATCCTGCGATCAATGTCACCTCCCTGCCTACGATTAACGGAGCCCTGAAGGCCTTCGCAGAGAGCAAATCCGACGGTATCATCCAGATTTCCACAGGCGGTGGCGAATTCGCCTCTGGCACCTCGGTGAAAGACATGGCCCTGGGAGCTATCGTGCTGGCCGAGGCCACGCATATTCTGGCCGAGCGCCACAATGTGCTCGTCGCCCTCCACACCGACCACTGCCACCCGAAGAACGTGGAGAAGTTCCTCAAGCCACTGCTCGCCGCCACCGCAGCACGCAGGAAGGCCGGAAAGGGCAATCTTTTCAATTCCCACATGTTTGACGGCAGTGAGCTCTCTCTGGCCGACAACATGAAAACCAGCGTCGAGCTGCTGAAGCAGTGCGCCGAGCTCGAAATCATCCTGGAAGTGGAAGCCGGCGTCGTCGGTGGCGAGGAAGATGGGCACGACACCAGCGGCGTGGCCAATGACAAGCTCTACACCACCCCTGAGGACATGGTCGTGGTATATGAAACGCTCTCGAAGCTCGGACGCTTCATGTTCGCTGCCACCTTCGGCAACGTGCACGGCAGCTACAAGCCCGGTGCCGTGAAGCTGAAGCCAGAAATCCTCCGTGATGGCCAGGCTGCCGTCACCGCCAAATACGGTGCCTCCGCAGAGATGGACCTCGTCTTCCACGGCGGCAGCGGCACCCCGCTGGAGGAGATCCGCGAGACGCTCGACTACGGCGTCATCAAGATGAACATCGACACGGACACTCAATACGCCTTTACCCGCCCCATCGTCGATCACGTCATGAAGAACTACGCTGGCGTGCTGAAGATCGACGGCGAAGTGGGCGACAAAAAAGCCTACGATCCCCGTGGTTATCTGAAAAAAGGCGAACAGGGCCTCTGCGACCGTATGAAACAAGCCTGCGACGACCTCCGCAGCACGGGCAAGACCATCTTTGGCCAAGTCTGA
- a CDS encoding dihydroxyacetone kinase subunit DhaK: MSHANPAKKIINDPLKCADELFDGLVLAYDGKARRVGTRSIVMNELRPDAPALLVGGGAGHEPIYHGLIGKGMADGAAVGEIFAAPPPDIVLEATQAVNRGKGVLFLYGNYAGDVMNFDIGAELAAEEGITVKTVIINDDVCSAPPAEKDKRRGVAGLVPITKLAGAAAQTVDSLDELARIAQKAVDMTRTVGVSTKPGSIPATGKPTFELADDVIGLGMGIHGEKGVGLIPMCTADELAAKILDLLFADDLPLGAGDEIVFFVNSLGSTHMMELLILLRAARPILEKRGLKVHQTIVDNIVTCQEMAGVSFSITKLDAELKKLWDLPCESVGYTKL; this comes from the coding sequence ATGAGCCACGCCAATCCTGCTAAAAAAATCATCAACGATCCTCTCAAGTGCGCCGACGAGCTGTTTGACGGACTCGTCCTCGCTTACGACGGCAAAGCACGCCGCGTCGGCACCCGCTCCATCGTGATGAACGAACTCCGGCCAGATGCCCCTGCCCTCCTCGTTGGTGGCGGTGCTGGTCATGAGCCTATTTACCACGGCCTCATCGGCAAAGGCATGGCCGATGGCGCTGCGGTCGGTGAAATCTTCGCCGCACCACCGCCAGATATCGTCCTGGAGGCCACGCAGGCGGTGAATCGCGGCAAAGGTGTCCTCTTCCTCTATGGCAACTATGCGGGTGATGTGATGAATTTCGACATCGGGGCCGAGCTCGCCGCAGAGGAGGGCATCACCGTCAAAACCGTCATCATCAATGACGACGTGTGCTCCGCACCGCCCGCAGAAAAAGATAAGCGCCGTGGCGTCGCCGGACTCGTCCCCATCACGAAGCTCGCTGGCGCAGCGGCACAGACCGTTGATTCACTCGATGAACTCGCCCGCATCGCCCAGAAAGCCGTCGATATGACCCGCACTGTGGGCGTCTCCACCAAGCCCGGCTCCATCCCCGCCACGGGCAAGCCCACCTTCGAACTCGCAGACGACGTCATCGGACTCGGCATGGGCATCCATGGTGAAAAAGGCGTCGGCCTCATCCCCATGTGCACCGCAGACGAGCTCGCGGCGAAGATCCTCGACCTCCTCTTCGCCGATGACCTCCCACTCGGCGCTGGCGACGAGATCGTCTTCTTCGTCAACAGCCTCGGCAGCACCCACATGATGGAGTTGCTCATCCTCCTGCGTGCCGCACGTCCCATCCTGGAAAAACGTGGCCTCAAAGTCCACCAAACCATCGTGGACAACATTGTCACCTGCCAGGAGATGGCCGGCGTCAGCTTCAGCATCACGAAGCTCGACGCAGAGCTCAAAAAGCTCTGGGACCTCCCCTGCGAGAGCGTCGGATACACCAAGCTGTAA
- a CDS encoding PD40 domain-containing protein — MNRPFPSLLRLAACLFGLVCLPNMAANAQESTPEPAKASWWRRIPGMDFFSDAEAAEAAAKIKKPLPRLRLGAFSGSTGSSARSSLREELLSSREFFVVLDSAPADFVLTGSSVGGRVEGLLKDAKGKLLFERSYAAPGLDENVKALADDVIFSSTGRPGLATSRIVFVSDRGGSKQIYITDASGSDVQQLTHERHGAVAPTLSPDGSMVAYTTYRSGFPSTRIIDIHSGFDRAISDTPGGSHGAAFSPEGSRLSLVMSFIGNPEIFITDLNSNTAACVSDSIGAPGSPSWHPDGRRLAYSNDDGRGPVIYIADIPQKEGEAARLARWRSGWSQSTDPEWSPDGRQIAFTARSGGEWVVVVKSYPAGRAKLVQAGGAMHPSWSPNGRYLCYTHHGELCVHDIAAGTRRVIVKNQGHITEPRWMR, encoded by the coding sequence ATGAACCGCCCTTTTCCGTCGTTGCTCCGACTTGCCGCCTGTTTGTTCGGGCTGGTCTGCCTGCCAAATATGGCGGCAAATGCCCAGGAGAGCACCCCAGAGCCCGCCAAGGCATCCTGGTGGCGGCGGATTCCGGGGATGGACTTCTTCTCCGATGCGGAGGCGGCAGAGGCAGCCGCCAAGATCAAAAAGCCACTACCGCGACTGCGCCTAGGAGCGTTCTCTGGCAGCACTGGCAGCAGTGCCAGATCGAGCCTGCGGGAGGAGTTGCTCTCCTCGCGGGAGTTCTTTGTCGTGCTCGACTCAGCACCGGCGGATTTTGTCCTCACGGGCAGCTCCGTGGGTGGCCGCGTCGAGGGGCTATTGAAGGATGCAAAGGGGAAGCTGCTCTTCGAGCGCAGCTACGCCGCACCGGGGCTCGATGAGAATGTGAAGGCGCTGGCTGACGATGTGATCTTCAGCTCCACCGGGCGACCAGGGCTGGCGACGAGCCGCATCGTCTTCGTCAGCGACCGAGGTGGCTCGAAGCAAATCTACATCACGGATGCAAGTGGTAGTGATGTGCAGCAGCTCACGCATGAGCGGCACGGTGCCGTGGCACCCACCCTCTCTCCAGATGGCTCCATGGTGGCCTACACGACGTATCGCAGCGGATTCCCCAGCACGCGGATCATTGACATTCATTCCGGCTTCGATCGTGCCATCAGTGACACGCCAGGCGGGAGTCACGGGGCGGCCTTTTCGCCAGAGGGCTCGCGGCTTTCGCTGGTGATGAGTTTCATCGGCAATCCAGAGATTTTCATCACAGATCTCAATAGCAACACAGCTGCATGCGTGAGTGACAGCATCGGGGCACCCGGTAGCCCCTCTTGGCACCCCGATGGGCGGCGTCTTGCTTACTCGAACGACGATGGCCGTGGCCCCGTCATTTACATCGCCGATATTCCACAAAAAGAAGGCGAGGCAGCACGACTGGCCCGCTGGCGCAGTGGCTGGAGCCAGAGCACCGATCCTGAGTGGTCGCCAGATGGTCGGCAGATCGCCTTCACCGCCCGCAGTGGTGGAGAATGGGTCGTGGTGGTGAAAAGTTACCCCGCAGGTCGTGCCAAGCTCGTGCAGGCAGGCGGGGCGATGCACCCGAGCTGGAGCCCGAATGGGCGCTACCTCTGTTACACGCATCATGGTGAGCTCTGCGTCCATGACATCGCCGCTGGCACACGGCGGGTGATCGTGAAAAACCAAGGACACATCACCGAACCACGCTGGATGCGTTAA
- a CDS encoding biopolymer transporter ExbD: MKRYSNRHLPRLITEISLAPLVDLVLVLMFVFVLAAPLLKNEPSLLSARGMRPQSAAVPAPQSSVRLFVFKDGSVTLDGAMLPRTNLPSALKELAAKRPEVGVELRMHRALDMQQLAEMMDMLKEAGVNRTAIATHADEP; encoded by the coding sequence ATGAAACGCTACTCGAACAGGCATCTACCCCGCCTCATCACTGAGATCAGCCTCGCTCCGCTGGTGGATCTGGTGCTGGTGCTGATGTTCGTCTTTGTGCTAGCGGCTCCTTTACTCAAAAATGAGCCTTCCTTGCTGAGTGCGCGGGGTATGCGCCCCCAGTCTGCCGCAGTCCCCGCGCCACAGAGTAGCGTGCGGCTGTTTGTCTTTAAGGATGGCTCTGTCACACTCGATGGAGCGATGCTGCCACGCACGAATCTGCCCAGCGCCCTCAAGGAGCTAGCCGCGAAGCGACCGGAAGTGGGAGTGGAGCTGCGCATGCACCGTGCGCTCGATATGCAGCAGCTCGCCGAGATGATGGATATGCTGAAGGAGGCCGGAGTGAACCGCACGGCGATCGCTACCCATGCGGATGAGCCATGA
- a CDS encoding OmpA family protein, whose amino-acid sequence MFNTLTLNITVRLLSASMALLGLTACSMLPGGTVGSADEASVIYALPPAAGFSSPLDTTLRTACAPLDFEDSSLGVTSEHEEVLAQFVALTQKEPKTRYLVVGYTTPDLPEDHARVLSDRRALGVRQRLIELGVEPGRLQCAGFGNDFARSSHSRHVVLIYRQ is encoded by the coding sequence ATGTTCAACACACTCACTCTCAATATCACGGTGCGGCTGCTGTCCGCTAGTATGGCGCTGCTAGGCCTCACAGCCTGCTCCATGCTGCCTGGAGGCACTGTGGGCAGTGCAGATGAAGCCTCTGTCATCTATGCGCTGCCGCCTGCGGCGGGCTTCTCCTCACCGCTAGACACCACGCTGCGCACGGCATGTGCACCGCTTGATTTTGAGGATAGCAGTCTCGGCGTCACGAGCGAGCATGAGGAGGTGCTGGCCCAGTTCGTCGCTCTCACGCAAAAAGAGCCCAAAACGCGTTACCTCGTGGTCGGATACACCACGCCTGATCTGCCAGAGGATCATGCACGCGTGCTGAGTGATCGCCGTGCTTTGGGGGTGCGCCAGCGCCTCATCGAGCTGGGCGTGGAGCCGGGCAGGCTGCAATGCGCTGGCTTTGGCAATGATTTCGCCCGTAGCAGCCACTCACGCCATGTGGTGCTGATTTATCGGCAATAA
- a CDS encoding HEAT repeat domain-containing protein, with amino-acid sequence MKRIAIILFALCPSLFAQKDGIQTKTTYAKAYGETKNAVAVDPAKDLPRYPAMEPKDAIGTWQVKKGFQLQLAAHEPQVRDPIAICFDERGRMFVCEMIDYSEMRDVTPHLGRISMLQDKDGDGYYETSQVFADDLPWPTGLIWANGGLFVGATPDIWRFEDKDDDGKAEVREKVFTGFGTGLKILNVQGLMNSFQWGQDNRVHVLAGGGNRGVITSPKRGDLKGIELGGKDFWFDPRTLEFGLEGGGAQYGMSFDNYGRKFACSNSDHLQYWVYDDKYANRNPYYQMPPAKQSIAADGGAAEVFRLSPDEPWRIIRTRWRIAGVVKGAVEGGGRVSGYFTGATGTTIYRGDAYGPDFVNNSFTGDAGGQLVHRKIIKPSADGISLIGKRPDDEHGFEFAASKDTWVRVVNFANAPDGCLHICDMYREVIEHPWSIPDEIKKHIDLNSGNNRGRIYRIVPEGWQRAKGEERKGNIAGASTEELVKLLAHPNGWHRDTAQRLLFERQDKAAVPMLEKVLTGDNTLAKLHALGALEGLQSLQLDFLVGLLKDTDARVKVKVIVKLEKLVQNEESRSKAAALIPDLFVDADARVRFQALLSVGSISQTPTGQTAAWDIYQRMATVLDAQRGNLWLESAILSAPPEISRLVLHTMSQTFSTSDRGSERAVAALVKSAASQVTEAQSQLGPQLMKQVTVQFPKPEVIRALAEGLKHAGTSIEKQDRDKELAKLFARSIQQVADNSLSDNNRLDAIELLGVSSSKEALNALIACLGEKQPESIQTAAIRVLAQIGSADVTAALIANWLHYGPKAKTAALEALLARDDRAVALLEAKVVKPEAFSAAQVQSLIKHKSPKVAVAAKTALAAVIPPSREEMAAKFKPAVAAKGDAAKGQVQFMARCFACHKAGATGLAVGPDLITVKTKGREALLEAILMPHKEVASQFIAYTFNTKDGQTFAGIISNDNAASVTIKMMGGIEKTLQRSDIKGSNSSGQSLMPEGLETGMTVEDMADLISFIEGL; translated from the coding sequence ATGAAACGGATCGCCATCATCCTCTTTGCCCTTTGCCCTTCGCTCTTTGCCCAGAAGGACGGAATCCAGACCAAGACTACCTACGCCAAGGCCTATGGCGAAACGAAGAACGCTGTCGCGGTCGATCCGGCCAAGGACCTGCCGCGTTATCCTGCCATGGAGCCAAAGGACGCCATCGGCACCTGGCAGGTCAAAAAAGGCTTCCAGCTCCAGCTCGCCGCGCATGAGCCGCAGGTGCGTGATCCCATCGCCATCTGCTTCGACGAGCGTGGGCGCATGTTTGTCTGCGAAATGATCGACTACAGCGAGATGCGGGACGTGACGCCGCACCTCGGTCGCATCTCCATGCTCCAGGACAAAGATGGCGATGGCTACTACGAGACCAGCCAGGTCTTCGCCGACGACCTGCCGTGGCCTACAGGCCTCATCTGGGCCAATGGCGGCCTCTTTGTCGGCGCCACGCCGGACATCTGGCGCTTTGAGGACAAGGACGACGACGGCAAAGCCGAGGTGCGCGAAAAAGTCTTCACGGGCTTCGGCACCGGGCTGAAAATCCTCAACGTGCAAGGCCTCATGAACAGCTTCCAATGGGGACAGGACAATCGCGTGCACGTCCTCGCCGGTGGCGGCAATCGCGGCGTCATCACCAGCCCGAAGCGTGGCGATTTGAAGGGCATCGAGCTCGGCGGGAAGGACTTCTGGTTTGATCCGCGCACGCTCGAGTTCGGGCTCGAAGGCGGCGGAGCGCAATACGGCATGAGCTTCGACAACTACGGCCGCAAGTTCGCATGCTCGAACAGCGACCACCTTCAATACTGGGTTTACGACGACAAGTATGCGAACCGCAATCCCTACTACCAGATGCCGCCTGCCAAACAGAGCATCGCGGCCGATGGCGGCGCTGCGGAGGTCTTCCGCCTCAGCCCGGATGAGCCCTGGCGCATCATCCGCACCCGCTGGCGCATCGCCGGCGTCGTCAAAGGAGCCGTCGAAGGCGGCGGACGCGTCAGCGGCTACTTCACCGGAGCCACCGGCACCACCATCTATCGCGGCGACGCCTACGGCCCCGACTTCGTGAACAACAGCTTCACCGGCGACGCAGGTGGCCAGCTCGTGCATCGCAAAATCATCAAACCCAGCGCCGACGGCATCTCCTTGATCGGCAAGCGCCCCGACGACGAGCACGGCTTCGAATTCGCTGCCTCCAAAGACACCTGGGTCCGCGTCGTGAATTTCGCGAATGCCCCCGACGGCTGCCTGCACATCTGCGACATGTATCGCGAGGTCATTGAGCATCCCTGGAGCATCCCCGATGAGATCAAAAAGCACATCGACCTGAACAGCGGCAACAACCGTGGCCGCATCTACCGCATCGTGCCGGAAGGCTGGCAAAGAGCGAAAGGCGAAGAGCGCAAAGGCAACATCGCCGGGGCCAGCACCGAAGAGCTCGTCAAACTCCTCGCCCACCCCAACGGCTGGCACCGCGACACCGCGCAGCGCCTGCTCTTCGAGCGTCAGGACAAAGCCGCCGTGCCGATGCTGGAGAAGGTGCTGACTGGCGACAACACCCTGGCTAAACTGCATGCACTCGGAGCATTGGAGGGACTGCAAAGCTTACAACTCGACTTTCTTGTTGGCTTACTCAAAGACACGGACGCGAGGGTGAAAGTAAAAGTGATCGTGAAACTGGAGAAGCTCGTTCAAAACGAAGAATCTCGCTCAAAAGCCGCCGCCTTGATCCCTGATCTCTTCGTTGACGCTGATGCCCGTGTTCGTTTTCAGGCTTTGCTTTCGGTTGGAAGCATTTCTCAGACCCCAACTGGCCAAACCGCCGCGTGGGACATCTATCAGCGGATGGCGACTGTGCTGGATGCACAGCGTGGCAACCTTTGGCTTGAGTCCGCTATTCTGTCGGCCCCGCCTGAGATTTCCAGACTCGTCTTGCACACGATGAGCCAAACCTTTTCCACCTCAGACCGAGGCTCGGAACGTGCGGTTGCTGCGCTGGTCAAATCAGCCGCATCACAGGTGACGGAAGCTCAGAGCCAACTCGGCCCTCAACTCATGAAGCAAGTGACCGTTCAGTTTCCCAAACCTGAAGTCATACGAGCTCTGGCAGAAGGCCTCAAGCACGCTGGAACATCCATCGAAAAGCAAGATCGCGATAAAGAGCTCGCCAAACTGTTCGCTCGGTCGATTCAGCAAGTCGCAGACAATTCATTGTCCGATAATAACCGTCTCGACGCCATCGAACTCCTCGGAGTGTCATCGTCCAAAGAAGCCCTCAACGCCCTCATCGCCTGTTTGGGCGAAAAACAGCCGGAGAGCATCCAAACCGCTGCAATTCGTGTTTTGGCGCAAATTGGCTCCGCAGACGTGACGGCGGCTTTGATCGCGAATTGGCTGCATTATGGCCCGAAGGCCAAAACGGCGGCTTTGGAGGCGCTTTTGGCGCGGGATGACCGCGCGGTGGCTTTGTTGGAGGCGAAGGTAGTGAAGCCAGAAGCGTTCTCCGCAGCGCAGGTGCAGTCACTCATCAAGCACAAGTCCCCCAAAGTGGCCGTAGCGGCCAAAACAGCCCTCGCAGCCGTCATTCCGCCGTCACGCGAGGAGATGGCGGCGAAGTTCAAACCGGCCGTCGCTGCGAAAGGCGATGCGGCAAAGGGCCAAGTCCAGTTCATGGCACGCTGCTTTGCCTGTCACAAAGCAGGAGCTACCGGACTCGCCGTCGGACCGGATTTGATCACGGTGAAGACAAAGGGCCGTGAGGCGCTGCTGGAGGCCATCTTGATGCCGCACAAAGAAGTCGCCTCCCAATTCATCGCCTACACCTTCAATACCAAAGACGGCCAGACCTTCGCCGGCATCATCAGCAATGACAATGCCGCTAGCGTCACCATCAAGATGATGGGCGGCATCGAAAAGACCCTCCAGCGCAGCGACATCAAAGGCAGCAACTCCAGCGGCCAGAGCCTCATGCCCGAGGGGCTGGAAACCGGCATGACCGTTGAGGACATGGCGGATCTCATTAGCTTCATCGAGGGACTGTGA